A portion of the Deltaproteobacteria bacterium genome contains these proteins:
- a CDS encoding RNA polymerase subunit sigma, which translates to MLTEMETLVFNAKPNAAHYALAELEQISHFSSVITQNVDNLHQEAGSSIVIEFHGNGKRLRCLSCGSTVGKSQVDFSIMPPRCACGGLLKPDVVFFGEAIPAEAYEKAQREARYCDLILVIGTSAVVSPASEIPLEAKRGGALVAEINLEETVLTRSVSDLSIHESAGKALPALVESIRSGM; encoded by the coding sequence ATGTTGACTGAGATGGAAACCCTCGTCTTTAACGCCAAGCCGAACGCTGCACACTATGCACTGGCTGAGCTCGAACAAATCAGTCATTTCAGCTCCGTGATCACTCAGAATGTGGATAATCTTCATCAGGAAGCAGGCAGTAGCATTGTCATCGAGTTTCATGGTAATGGGAAGCGCCTCAGATGTCTGTCCTGCGGAAGCACGGTGGGCAAGTCGCAGGTCGACTTCTCGATTATGCCGCCCCGGTGCGCCTGTGGGGGGCTCCTCAAGCCGGACGTTGTGTTTTTTGGGGAAGCGATACCTGCGGAGGCTTACGAGAAGGCTCAACGTGAGGCCAGATATTGTGACTTGATCTTGGTGATCGGGACTTCGGCAGTGGTGTCTCCTGCCAGTGAGATTCCCTTGGAGGCAAAAAGAGGTGGAGCCTTGGTGGCGGAGATTAATCTGGAGGAGACCGTTTTGACCCGAAGTGTTTCGGATCTTTCTATACACGAGTCGGCAGGCAAGGCGCTTCCGGCTCTGGTCGAGAGCATTCGAAGTGGAATGTAG